A part of Ptychodera flava strain L36383 chromosome 11, AS_Pfla_20210202, whole genome shotgun sequence genomic DNA contains:
- the LOC139143699 gene encoding uncharacterized protein, with protein sequence MHGLPSETRKSDKYSCRFKRFKWMAEFLKSVEELPHEKSEALIKKCKLPDWLIGANSCAIRVSYSFIASGRKFNDIKKGECNWAQVVNGDGDKYIIRVATMRCYMESRKGPADIVSSSQSAFTGSKGLIVFQDCNFATATGHVDLWDGSKCAGTCYFSNCSNIRLFKF encoded by the exons ATGCATGGACTTCCGTCTGAAACAAGGAAATCAGACAAATACAGTTGTCGATTTAAAAG GTTCAAATGGATGGCCGAGTTTCTCAAGTCTGTGGAGGAATTACCCCACGAGAAGTCTGAAGCCTTGATTAAGAAATGCAAACTTCCAGATTGGTTGATCGGCGCTAATTCATGTGCTATTCGCGTCAGCTACTCATTCATAGCTTCAG GTCGAAAGTTTAACGACATCAAAAAGGGCGAGTGTAACTGGGCGCAGGTCGTAAATGGCGACGGAGACAAGTACATCATACGTGTTGCCACCATGCGGTGTTACATGGAGAGTCGTAAAGGGCCTGCTGATATTGTGTCAAGCAGTCAGTCCGCTTTCACG GGTTCCAAAGGCCTGATAGTATTCCAGGACTGTAACTTTGCGACAGCGACTGGTCACGTGGATCTGTGGGATGGCAGCAAGTGTGCTGGCACATGCTACTTCAGCAACTGTTCCAAcatcagattgttcaaattttaa